Proteins from a single region of Flavobacterium sp. YJ01:
- a CDS encoding SusC/RagA family TonB-linked outer membrane protein, translated as MIKNVLKLLFVICLFGFQSLEAQTTVKGTITDAQSGIPIPGANIIVKGTKTSASSDFDGKYSISVPNQSSVLVFTYVGSATKEVAVGSQTTINVSLGADTQQLGEVVVTALGIKREKKAITYSAQNVSVDELSEARSLNVANSLSGKVAGLNFSTTSNGVGSSSRITLRGNRSLNGNNQPLYVVDGVPISNGTTTSNPDIDTGGTTQPDGISNINPEDIASMTVLKGPSAAALYGSRASNGVIVITTKSGKAGKTSVSLSSNFMASSAYNLMNLQNEYGQGTNGAYVANSSSSWGGRLDGSQVSNWQLVRNPNYAGPATQSYSPQPNNVIDFYKTGYNLANTLTVTAGNEKAQGYFSYTNTRAEGIVGGNKMDRHNLNLRLTSKISDKLSLDVKTNYIVQDIDNLLRTGEESIGTSAYLLPRSIAYNDYKNFEYFDAAGQRQVNYFLDETGAPGGNPFWSALRDDARTDKRNRFIGLASLKYEITKTLSLQGRAGLDQMTNRNVRNRYATNAFNSNMGSYSESYETVSELNVDALLSYNEKFGDFSVGLNAGANALQQNSSALGSGGVLSKRNYFALSNVQTITATSTASNKRINSVYGFGQLGFRNYLFLDVTARNDWSSTLPTDYFYPSFGLSGVLSDMFTLPEVISFAKVRASYAEVGNDTDPYQTQQRFSYIGGNGGMLYGQSTKANPNLKPEISSSTEFGADIRFFNNRLGLDFTYFNSLTKNQIFYINTPESSGYSRAVVNGGDIQNKGIELTLTATPIQTENFTWDITANYASYKSKVKSIYDGRDELVLGEGRLVRSKVVQGGEYGDLYIKGFQRDPNGNIIVSSAGIPLATNGFDVRAGNFNPDWTAGFKNNFKYKDFSLSFLVDFRIGGEVISYTQARQAGLGVSDITLAGRQGGIIVDGVVANGNGTYSPNTVSINAEQYWTAIGQRTPIAEPFIYDATNIRLRELVFGYSLPKRMLNNSGFTSIDFSLVGRNLFFFLNKAEHFDPEAGAGTGNLQGIESFNIPSTRDYGVNVKFGF; from the coding sequence ATGATTAAAAACGTACTAAAGTTACTGTTTGTCATTTGCCTTTTCGGGTTCCAAAGCCTGGAAGCGCAGACAACAGTAAAAGGAACGATAACAGATGCTCAAAGTGGAATTCCGATTCCTGGAGCAAATATTATTGTTAAAGGAACTAAAACAAGTGCTTCGTCAGATTTTGATGGAAAATACAGCATCAGTGTTCCAAATCAATCTTCAGTTTTAGTATTTACTTATGTAGGATCTGCTACTAAAGAAGTTGCTGTTGGATCTCAAACTACAATCAACGTGTCTTTAGGTGCAGACACACAACAATTAGGAGAGGTAGTTGTTACGGCTCTTGGTATTAAAAGAGAGAAAAAAGCAATTACTTATTCTGCACAAAACGTTTCAGTAGACGAATTATCAGAAGCAAGATCATTAAACGTTGCCAACTCACTTTCTGGAAAAGTTGCAGGTCTTAACTTCTCTACAACTTCAAATGGTGTTGGTTCTTCTTCTAGAATTACTTTAAGAGGTAACAGATCTCTTAACGGAAACAACCAACCTTTATATGTAGTAGATGGTGTGCCAATTAGTAACGGAACAACAACAAGCAACCCTGATATTGATACAGGAGGTACTACACAACCAGATGGTATTTCTAACATTAACCCAGAAGATATTGCTTCGATGACAGTTCTTAAAGGACCATCTGCTGCAGCTCTTTACGGATCTAGAGCATCAAATGGTGTAATCGTTATTACAACTAAATCTGGTAAAGCTGGAAAAACTTCAGTTTCGTTATCATCTAACTTTATGGCTTCTTCAGCTTATAACTTGATGAATTTACAAAACGAGTACGGACAAGGAACAAACGGAGCTTATGTTGCAAACTCTTCTTCAAGTTGGGGAGGTAGATTAGACGGAAGCCAAGTTTCTAACTGGCAGTTAGTTCGTAATCCAAATTATGCTGGACCAGCTACACAAAGCTATTCTCCACAGCCAAACAACGTTATTGATTTCTACAAAACAGGTTATAACTTAGCAAATACTTTAACAGTTACAGCTGGTAACGAAAAAGCGCAAGGTTATTTCTCATATACTAACACTCGTGCTGAAGGTATTGTTGGAGGAAATAAAATGGACAGACACAATCTTAACTTAAGATTGACAAGCAAAATATCTGATAAATTATCTTTAGACGTAAAAACAAACTACATCGTTCAAGATATTGATAACTTATTGAGAACTGGTGAAGAGTCTATCGGAACATCTGCATACTTATTACCTCGTAGTATTGCATATAACGATTATAAAAACTTCGAATATTTTGATGCTGCAGGACAAAGACAAGTAAACTATTTCCTTGACGAAACTGGAGCTCCTGGTGGAAACCCATTCTGGTCTGCTTTAAGAGATGATGCTCGTACAGACAAAAGAAACAGATTTATTGGTTTAGCGTCTCTTAAATATGAGATTACAAAAACATTAAGCTTACAAGGTAGAGCTGGTTTAGATCAAATGACAAACAGAAACGTAAGAAACAGATACGCTACAAATGCATTCAACAGTAACATGGGTTCTTATAGCGAATCTTACGAAACTGTTAGCGAATTAAACGTTGATGCTTTACTTTCTTACAACGAGAAATTTGGAGATTTTTCTGTTGGACTTAATGCTGGTGCGAATGCATTGCAACAAAATAGTTCAGCTTTAGGTTCTGGTGGTGTGTTGAGTAAAAGAAACTACTTCGCATTATCAAATGTTCAAACTATCACAGCTACTTCTACAGCTTCAAATAAAAGAATCAATTCAGTTTACGGATTTGGTCAACTTGGTTTCAGAAACTATTTATTCTTAGACGTAACAGCTAGAAATGACTGGTCTTCTACATTACCAACAGATTATTTCTACCCATCTTTTGGTCTTTCTGGAGTTCTTTCAGATATGTTTACATTGCCAGAAGTAATCAGTTTTGCAAAAGTTAGAGCTTCTTACGCTGAAGTTGGTAATGATACAGATCCTTATCAAACACAACAAAGATTCTCTTATATTGGAGGAAACGGTGGTATGTTGTACGGACAAAGCACAAAAGCGAATCCAAACTTAAAACCAGAGATTTCTTCTTCTACAGAGTTTGGTGCTGATATTAGATTCTTCAACAACCGTTTAGGATTAGATTTCACGTATTTCAATTCATTAACTAAAAACCAAATTTTCTACATCAATACACCTGAGTCTTCTGGGTATTCAAGAGCAGTTGTAAATGGTGGAGATATTCAAAATAAAGGTATCGAGCTTACTTTAACAGCAACTCCAATTCAAACAGAAAACTTTACTTGGGATATTACAGCAAACTACGCTTCTTATAAATCAAAAGTAAAATCTATTTATGATGGAAGAGATGAGTTAGTTCTTGGTGAAGGACGTTTAGTGAGAAGTAAAGTTGTTCAAGGTGGAGAATATGGTGACTTATATATTAAAGGTTTCCAAAGAGATCCAAACGGAAACATTATCGTAAGTAGCGCTGGTATTCCATTAGCAACAAACGGATTTGATGTTCGTGCTGGTAACTTTAACCCAGATTGGACAGCAGGTTTCAAAAACAATTTCAAATACAAAGATTTCTCTTTAAGCTTCTTAGTTGATTTCAGAATTGGTGGTGAAGTTATTTCATACACTCAAGCAAGACAAGCAGGTTTAGGGGTAAGCGATATTACTTTAGCAGGAAGACAAGGTGGAATAATTGTTGATGGTGTTGTGGCTAACGGAAACGGTACATACTCTCCAAATACAGTAAGCATTAATGCAGAACAATATTGGACAGCTATCGGACAAAGAACTCCTATTGCAGAGCCATTTATTTATGATGCTACAAACATCAGATTAAGAGAGCTTGTTTTTGGTTATTCATTGCCAAAACGTATGTTAAATAATTCAGGTTTTACAAGTATTGACTTCTCTTTAGTTGGTAGAAACTTATTCTTCTTCTTAAACAAAGCTGAACACTTTGATCCAGAAGCTGGAGCAGGTACAGGTAACTTACAAGGTATTGAATCTTTCAACATTCCTTCAACAAGAGATTACGGAGTTAATGTTAAATTTGGATTTTAA
- a CDS encoding SusD/RagB family nutrient-binding outer membrane lipoprotein, whose amino-acid sequence MKYSFKIKTLGVALMAVSILSSCTGDFDEINKDPNSLTEDQLDATLAGPSFASALYAGIHNGSYSSPGVDDQGTWGIATGILSSTFIHYLNCGYGTERNAFVNGYEGRGWLRFYTVAVPALKNALVASEGNAEATAVLKIWKVFMYNQMVDAYGPIPYTEAGNGKEKVPYDSVEFIYEDFFKLLDEANATLASSSTATVASLSPNDRVYAGSVDKWRVFGNSLRLRLALRISDKDPAKAKTQAEAAVAAGVMQTNDQSAFFKASNITPNNLNMIVNSWGYVMTSSMESILVGYQDPRLSKWFAPIATGVYRGNPVGGLEDQFGTTEFSKFNNEIMGNGSANTVSETKNIEIFMASENYLSRAEGALNGWNMGGDARTLYETGIRLSLAQWGITDVAVVNAYINGSTLPTLPNILTVYPTLDLRDIPVKLPVAWSASVANQRTQIAVQKYLAIFPESWEAWADLRRSDAKVIYPVLNTDNTDAGVGKSLLKRIIYTTNEYSSNKAAVEDGIVKLGGPDSGGTRLWWDTK is encoded by the coding sequence ATGAAATATAGTTTTAAAATAAAAACATTAGGAGTTGCATTAATGGCAGTTTCGATTTTATCAAGCTGTACTGGCGATTTTGATGAAATAAACAAAGATCCTAATTCATTGACTGAAGATCAGTTAGATGCTACATTGGCTGGTCCTTCATTTGCATCTGCATTATATGCAGGTATTCACAACGGATCTTATTCTTCTCCAGGTGTAGATGATCAAGGTACTTGGGGTATTGCTACAGGTATTTTATCTTCAACTTTTATTCACTACTTAAACTGTGGATACGGAACAGAAAGAAATGCTTTTGTGAATGGTTACGAAGGTAGAGGATGGTTAAGATTTTATACAGTTGCTGTACCAGCTTTGAAAAATGCTTTAGTAGCATCTGAAGGAAATGCGGAAGCTACCGCCGTTCTTAAAATCTGGAAAGTTTTTATGTACAACCAAATGGTTGATGCTTACGGACCAATTCCTTACACAGAAGCAGGAAACGGAAAAGAAAAAGTTCCTTACGATAGCGTAGAATTTATTTACGAAGATTTCTTCAAATTGTTAGACGAAGCAAATGCTACATTGGCATCTTCTTCAACAGCTACAGTTGCTTCTCTTTCTCCAAACGATAGAGTTTATGCTGGAAGTGTTGACAAATGGAGAGTTTTCGGAAACAGTTTAAGATTGCGTTTAGCTTTAAGAATTTCTGATAAAGATCCAGCTAAAGCTAAAACTCAAGCAGAAGCTGCTGTGGCTGCAGGAGTTATGCAAACAAACGATCAAAGTGCATTCTTTAAAGCTAGTAACATTACTCCAAACAATTTAAATATGATTGTAAACAGCTGGGGTTATGTAATGACATCTTCTATGGAAAGTATTTTAGTTGGTTACCAAGATCCACGTTTATCAAAATGGTTTGCTCCAATTGCTACAGGAGTTTATAGAGGTAATCCAGTTGGAGGTTTAGAAGATCAGTTCGGAACTACAGAATTCTCTAAATTCAACAATGAGATTATGGGTAATGGTTCTGCTAATACTGTTAGCGAAACTAAAAACATCGAAATCTTTATGGCTTCTGAAAACTACTTGAGTAGAGCAGAAGGAGCTTTAAATGGATGGAACATGGGCGGAGATGCTAGAACTTTGTATGAAACTGGTATTAGATTGTCTCTTGCACAATGGGGAATTACTGATGTAGCTGTAGTTAACGCATATATTAATGGTTCTACATTGCCAACATTACCAAACATTTTAACAGTTTACCCAACATTAGATTTAAGAGATATTCCAGTTAAATTGCCAGTTGCTTGGTCTGCTTCAGTTGCTAACCAACGTACACAGATTGCGGTACAAAAATACTTAGCGATTTTCCCAGAATCTTGGGAAGCTTGGGCTGATTTACGTAGAAGTGATGCTAAAGTTATTTATCCTGTTTTAAATACAGATAATACGGATGCTGGAGTTGGTAAATCTTTATTAAAAAGAATCATTTACACTACAAATGAATACTCATCAAACAAAGCTGCTGTTGAAGATGGAATCGTAAAATTAGGCGGTCCAGATTCAGGTGGAACTAGACTTTGGTGGGACACAAAATAA
- a CDS encoding sialidase family protein → MILKTKYTKAVLLVVFLFSNATKAQKAVNIQSSYIADPPVTTNSHASTLVEYKPNEILAAWFGGKYEGAKDVGIYISAYKDKKWSAPKELIQPLIKNGDTLPCWNPVLFKSKSQNLYLFYKIGKNPREWFGAMIVSKDNGTTWGEQKYLPDGILGPIRNKPIETAPGVILCGSSTESVNTDEWRVHVEEYTEATDSWKKIKVENNQNFDIIQPTFLIHGTSDIQMLSRSKHNRVVSSWSGDNGKSWIRTSKINVVNSNSGIDALTINKNLFLLVNNPLPIGKDWFNGRNILDVEYSKDGLNWSKLFDLEKEEKGEFSYPAIIQTTDKRIHVLYTYDRKYIKHTSFEISL, encoded by the coding sequence ATGATTTTAAAAACGAAATATACTAAAGCAGTTTTACTAGTTGTTTTTCTTTTTTCGAATGCAACTAAGGCTCAAAAAGCGGTTAATATACAAAGCAGTTATATCGCAGATCCGCCAGTAACAACTAATAGCCATGCTTCGACTTTAGTAGAATACAAGCCAAACGAAATTTTAGCAGCTTGGTTTGGCGGAAAATATGAAGGCGCAAAAGATGTCGGAATTTACATTTCTGCTTATAAAGACAAAAAATGGTCGGCACCAAAAGAATTGATTCAGCCTTTAATTAAAAACGGAGATACTTTGCCTTGTTGGAATCCAGTATTATTCAAAAGTAAAAGCCAGAATTTGTATTTGTTTTATAAAATTGGAAAAAACCCGAGAGAATGGTTTGGCGCTATGATTGTTTCAAAAGATAATGGAACAACCTGGGGAGAACAAAAATATCTTCCGGACGGAATTTTAGGTCCAATTCGAAACAAACCAATCGAAACCGCTCCTGGAGTAATTTTATGCGGAAGCAGTACAGAAAGTGTCAATACAGACGAATGGCGCGTGCATGTTGAAGAATATACCGAAGCAACAGATTCTTGGAAAAAAATTAAAGTAGAGAACAATCAAAACTTTGATATTATTCAGCCAACATTTCTGATTCATGGTACGAGCGATATTCAAATGTTATCGCGAAGCAAACATAATAGAGTAGTTTCTAGCTGGTCTGGCGATAACGGAAAAAGTTGGATTAGAACCAGCAAAATAAACGTTGTCAATTCCAATTCAGGAATCGATGCCTTAACAATCAATAAGAACTTATTTTTATTAGTGAACAATCCGCTTCCGATTGGAAAAGATTGGTTTAACGGACGAAATATTTTAGATGTTGAATATTCTAAAGATGGTTTAAACTGGTCTAAATTATTTGATTTAGAAAAAGAAGAAAAAGGAGAATTTAGTTATCCAGCAATTATCCAAACAACAGACAAAAGAATACATGTTTTATATACTTACGATAGAAAATATATTAAACATACTTCTTTTGAAATCAGTCTTTAA
- a CDS encoding M20/M25/M40 family metallo-hydrolase, with translation MKSFRYLFLGVFFYCTFVNAQMAKTFYKHDKFLSSDKLEGRFPGTKGNNEAAAYIQKYFKKYGLKEFNNSYYQPFRLFVKEGINKMKSDSVSTQNVLGFIEGSDPKLKNEYIVIGAHYDHWGWGGQGSGSKQKDAFAIHNGADDNASGVSALLCILEEISKQKVKPKRSIIFISFSGEEEGLLGSKYFVNHLPVPKEAVKVMLNMDMVGRLNDKKELYMGGAGTFPNGVELMQKLQENSGLNPVIHAGDVGGSDHVSFYKESISAVGFHTGGHPQYHTPDDDINLINSDGGALVSKYIYNALTQIANYEDVLFFIKQN, from the coding sequence ATGAAATCATTTAGATATCTTTTTTTAGGCGTATTCTTTTATTGCACTTTCGTGAATGCACAAATGGCTAAAACCTTTTATAAACACGATAAATTTTTGTCTTCCGATAAATTGGAAGGCCGTTTTCCTGGAACAAAAGGAAATAATGAAGCGGCGGCCTATATTCAGAAGTACTTCAAAAAATACGGTTTAAAAGAATTCAATAATTCTTATTATCAACCTTTCCGACTTTTTGTAAAAGAAGGAATCAATAAAATGAAATCTGATAGCGTTTCGACACAAAATGTTTTAGGTTTTATCGAAGGTTCTGACCCAAAACTGAAAAACGAATACATTGTAATCGGAGCGCATTACGATCATTGGGGTTGGGGCGGACAAGGTTCTGGAAGCAAACAAAAAGATGCTTTTGCCATTCATAACGGTGCCGATGACAATGCTTCTGGAGTTTCGGCTTTGCTTTGCATTTTAGAAGAAATTTCAAAGCAAAAAGTAAAACCTAAACGCAGTATTATTTTTATTTCGTTTAGTGGAGAAGAAGAAGGATTACTAGGCTCTAAATATTTTGTAAATCATCTTCCAGTTCCAAAAGAAGCCGTAAAAGTCATGCTGAATATGGATATGGTCGGAAGACTGAATGATAAAAAAGAACTTTATATGGGCGGTGCAGGAACGTTTCCAAACGGAGTTGAACTAATGCAAAAACTGCAAGAAAACAGCGGATTAAATCCAGTAATTCATGCTGGTGACGTTGGTGGTTCTGATCATGTTTCTTTTTATAAAGAATCAATTTCTGCAGTTGGTTTTCACACAGGCGGACATCCGCAATATCACACGCCAGATGACGATATAAATCTTATTAATTCAGATGGCGGAGCATTAGTTTCAAAATACATTTATAATGCACTCACACAAATTGCCAATTACGAAGATGTTTTGTTTTTCATTAAACAGAATTAA
- a CDS encoding helix-turn-helix domain-containing protein → MTAIKESSTIQENKQYALEKCPVTFVMEKIGGYWKPIILYHLSTGDKRYSELKRAIPAVTEKMLIQHLKQLEADGLVIREAKPVVPPFVTYKLSKAGTGLLPVIDAMATWAFKVKDGIYNI, encoded by the coding sequence ATGACAGCAATTAAAGAATCGTCTACAATTCAGGAAAACAAGCAATATGCATTGGAGAAATGCCCCGTAACTTTTGTTATGGAGAAAATTGGAGGTTATTGGAAACCTATTATTCTCTATCATTTATCGACTGGAGATAAGCGTTACAGCGAATTAAAAAGAGCAATTCCGGCAGTAACCGAAAAAATGCTTATTCAACATTTAAAACAATTAGAAGCAGATGGTTTGGTTATAAGAGAAGCAAAACCAGTTGTACCACCTTTTGTAACCTATAAATTAAGCAAAGCTGGAACAGGATTATTGCCCGTTATTGATGCAATGGCAACGTGGGCTTTTAAAGTAAAAGACGGTATCTATAACATTTAA
- a CDS encoding NAD(P)H-binding protein — MKIIISGSLGNIGKPLTAQLVKSGHDVTVISSNEDRKEAIENLGAKAAIGSVSDADFLSKTFSRADALFAMTPPNMGGVNIIQNTTDAGNAFAKAIQSANIQRVVMLSSIGADLPTGNGPIAGLYNIEKIYEKLDTSITFLRAGYFYFNFFNDIPMIKGAGIMGANFPASNRIPLVHPEDIAWAAAEELQKNQEGKNVRYIISDVKTPSEIVKAFGTAIGKPELPWVEFTDEQYFGGMTQAGVLEEMAGLYTEMGTGLRNETIAADFLNKDGNVDGKIKLEDFAKEFASKF, encoded by the coding sequence ATGAAAATTATAATTTCAGGTTCATTAGGAAATATCGGAAAGCCTTTAACGGCTCAATTAGTAAAATCGGGACACGATGTAACGGTAATTAGCAGCAATGAAGATCGCAAAGAGGCAATCGAAAACTTAGGTGCAAAAGCCGCAATTGGATCAGTTAGCGATGCTGATTTTCTTTCTAAAACTTTTTCTAGGGCAGATGCACTTTTTGCTATGACTCCTCCAAATATGGGTGGCGTAAATATCATTCAAAATACTACCGATGCAGGAAACGCTTTCGCGAAAGCTATTCAATCAGCCAACATTCAAAGAGTAGTAATGTTAAGCAGCATAGGAGCTGATTTGCCAACAGGAAACGGACCGATTGCAGGTTTGTATAACATTGAGAAGATTTACGAAAAATTAGATACTTCAATTACGTTTTTGAGAGCGGGTTATTTCTACTTTAATTTTTTCAATGATATTCCAATGATAAAAGGAGCGGGGATTATGGGAGCTAATTTTCCAGCTTCAAACCGTATTCCGTTAGTGCATCCAGAAGATATTGCTTGGGCTGCAGCCGAAGAATTACAAAAAAATCAAGAAGGAAAAAATGTTCGCTATATTATTAGTGATGTAAAAACGCCATCTGAAATTGTAAAAGCATTTGGAACTGCAATTGGAAAACCAGAACTTCCTTGGGTAGAATTTACAGATGAACAATATTTTGGCGGAATGACACAAGCGGGAGTTCTAGAAGAAATGGCTGGTTTATACACAGAAATGGGAACTGGATTAAGAAACGAAACAATCGCTGCAGATTTCCTAAATAAGGATGGAAACGTTGATGGTAAAATCAAATTAGAAGATTTTGCAAAAGAATTTGCTTCAAAATTCTAA
- a CDS encoding TonB-dependent receptor gives MRIFYSLSLLLIITISGWSQTGKITGKVTLGHTENAFGAAVQIKGTKIYVVVDSDGQYEIKGLAYGSYKLETSSMEAKPKMIDVVVNRPSQQIDIDLEKITDAKTLKEVRIERKSVKRDIIEKGFAVNVIETQEAAKRNLQTNDLLDRSGGVRIRQNGGLGSAVTYNINGMSGNAIRIFIDGVPIQTYGASFSLNSIPPALIERIEVFKGVVPAYLADDSLGGAINVVLKKGAKNSLNASVSYGSFNTVQSNVNASYRDKNGFTVKANVFQNYSDNDYEVWGRFVYNIAPNGRYEYIRAKRFESMYCSFGGRLEAGFTNVDWADNFSISYNGSQDYNQIQHGQYMTKPYKGRFSEAMANVISLNYNKKDFIIKNLDFSAVAVYSHRNDVINDTVKWNYNWNGEKALGLYGTPILTNTGAQQGAPTINHMKSDIFNTRAGLTYNITENQRVMVNVMTYVLDRNDLDEMLPEITRNFIVTRDLAKTVSSFSYEISAFKSRLRANPFVKNYSMKTEQTTPTIVTENGESVVKENILSKRINYTGYGFAGSYALFRDVMFMFSAEKAIRLPNENEIFGSPGENIISNPNLGPEQSNNFNAGFRFGPYNLNNHKITVSGNGFWRNTKGKIVRQISDRLNEAIQASPFVNLGEAQSVGFETSIQYTYNNRFFAGMNLSKFNSLYKDKYDSNGNILVHYNKQLPNEPYFTINGNLQYNFRNVIQSKSELNLYYYCGYVAPFYTSWLEVDRTTAQFPQDLGLSYVFPNKQFTVSFDARNILDEQVYDNFAAQKPGRAFYLKVNYNLNKF, from the coding sequence ATGAGAATTTTTTACTCTCTTTCTCTCCTTTTAATCATAACAATTTCAGGTTGGTCTCAAACTGGAAAAATTACAGGAAAAGTAACCCTAGGTCATACCGAAAATGCTTTCGGAGCAGCAGTTCAAATTAAGGGAACAAAAATATATGTTGTCGTAGACTCAGACGGACAATATGAAATTAAAGGACTTGCTTACGGCAGTTACAAATTAGAAACTTCCTCGATGGAGGCTAAACCAAAAATGATCGACGTTGTTGTCAATCGCCCTTCTCAACAAATTGACATTGATTTAGAAAAAATAACAGATGCTAAAACGCTTAAAGAAGTTCGTATTGAAAGAAAAAGCGTTAAAAGAGATATTATAGAAAAAGGATTTGCAGTAAATGTGATCGAAACACAAGAAGCTGCAAAAAGAAATCTTCAAACCAACGATTTATTAGATCGTTCTGGCGGTGTTCGTATTAGACAAAACGGAGGTTTAGGTTCTGCGGTTACTTATAACATTAACGGAATGTCTGGTAATGCCATTAGAATTTTTATAGATGGTGTTCCGATTCAGACTTATGGTGCTTCCTTTAGTTTAAATAGTATTCCGCCAGCTTTAATTGAAAGAATTGAAGTTTTTAAAGGAGTTGTTCCCGCTTATCTAGCTGATGACTCACTTGGTGGAGCAATTAATGTTGTTCTGAAAAAAGGAGCCAAAAACAGCTTAAACGCATCTGTTTCTTATGGTTCTTTCAATACTGTTCAATCTAATGTAAATGCTTCTTATCGAGATAAAAACGGATTTACAGTAAAAGCCAACGTTTTTCAAAACTACTCTGACAACGATTATGAAGTTTGGGGAAGATTTGTTTACAATATCGCGCCAAACGGACGTTACGAATATATTAGAGCGAAAAGATTCGAAAGTATGTACTGTTCTTTTGGAGGAAGATTGGAAGCTGGTTTTACCAATGTGGATTGGGCAGATAATTTTTCAATCAGCTATAATGGTTCTCAAGATTACAATCAGATTCAGCACGGGCAATATATGACGAAACCTTATAAAGGTCGTTTTAGTGAAGCTATGGCGAATGTGATTTCATTAAATTATAATAAAAAAGATTTCATCATTAAAAATCTTGACTTTTCTGCTGTAGCGGTTTACAGCCATAGAAATGATGTGATTAATGATACTGTAAAATGGAATTATAATTGGAATGGCGAAAAAGCACTTGGCTTATACGGAACTCCAATTTTGACTAATACAGGCGCACAACAGGGCGCTCCGACGATTAATCACATGAAATCCGATATTTTCAATACTCGTGCTGGTTTAACGTACAACATTACAGAAAATCAAAGAGTAATGGTCAATGTAATGACGTATGTTTTAGATCGAAATGATCTGGATGAAATGTTGCCAGAAATTACTAGAAATTTCATTGTTACAAGAGATTTAGCCAAAACAGTTTCTTCTTTTTCTTACGAAATATCTGCTTTTAAATCTCGTTTGAGAGCCAATCCTTTTGTCAAAAATTATAGTATGAAAACCGAACAAACTACTCCAACTATTGTAACAGAGAATGGTGAGAGTGTTGTTAAAGAAAATATTCTGTCAAAAAGAATTAATTATACCGGTTATGGTTTCGCTGGTTCCTATGCACTTTTTCGTGATGTAATGTTTATGTTTTCTGCTGAAAAAGCAATCAGATTGCCAAATGAAAATGAAATTTTCGGAAGTCCTGGCGAAAACATTATAAGCAATCCTAATTTAGGTCCTGAACAAAGCAATAATTTCAATGCCGGTTTCAGATTTGGACCTTACAACCTTAACAATCATAAAATTACTGTTTCAGGAAATGGATTTTGGAGAAATACAAAAGGTAAAATTGTACGTCAGATTAGTGATCGTTTAAATGAAGCGATTCAGGCATCACCTTTTGTCAATTTAGGCGAAGCACAATCGGTTGGTTTTGAGACTTCTATTCAATACACATACAACAATCGCTTTTTTGCAGGTATGAATCTTTCTAAGTTTAATTCTCTTTATAAAGATAAATACGATTCAAACGGAAATATTTTGGTTCACTACAACAAACAATTGCCAAACGAACCTTATTTCACTATTAACGGAAATCTGCAATACAACTTTAGAAATGTCATTCAAAGCAAATCAGAACTTAATCTGTATTACTATTGCGGTTATGTCGCTCCATTTTATACTTCTTGGTTAGAAGTTGATAGAACTACAGCACAATTTCCGCAAGATTTAGGTTTGAGTTATGTTTTTCCAAACAAACAATTTACGGTAAGTTTTGATGCCAGAAATATTCTAGACGAGCAGGTTTACGACAATTTTGCCGCTCAAAAACCTGGAAGAGCTTTTTACTTGAAAGTAAACTATAACCTTAATAAATTTTAA